The Methanobrevibacter boviskoreani JH1 genomic interval GGGCTTTAAGCTTATCTTCCCTATAAAGGGGGCCTGTAAGAATTACCTTGTCATTGATATTGAACTTATCTATAAGCTTTTCAATCTCCTCTTCAAAACCGTTATCTGGACCTATAATGGCTAACTTAACATTGTCATCATTATAATTTTTAAGATAATCATTAAAGCCTTTTACAAGTAAATCCAAACCTTTTATGCGGTTCAATCTACCTATGAATATAAGCAGTTTCTCATCTTCAGATATCTTGTATTTATTTCTGAATTCCCCTTTTTTCGGAAGATTGTTATATTCCTCAAGATCTATTCCAAGAGGCACAATCTCAATATTTTTATCCTCCACATTCATTTTAAGGTATTGTTCCTTTTCGGTTTCTGTAAGTGCAAATACCCTTTTTGCATCATGAAGTATGTTAAATCCCCAAATCTTATCAAATATGTTTTTAAGACCCTCCTTTTGAAAGAAAGGTAGAACGGATCCATGGGCTTGTAGGATATAGGGGATGTTATTTTCCACGGCATACTTATGGGCCAATATGGCAAGCGTATGTCTATGTTCATGTATATGGATGATATCAAAGTTCTTAATCTGCTTTTTAAGCTGGCCCTTAAGTCCCCTAGGTGTATCAATTGTAAACCTGTTTTTAAAGGAGTTTGAAATGTTTTTAAAATAGTATACATGTATTCCGTCTACATCCACATCATAGTTATTCTCAAATACAAGTCTGTTGATACAGGTATCGGTTGTAAAGACATATACCTCGTGACCTAATTCGACCTGTTTTTTAGCTATTTGATAGGACGCATTCACGACTCCCCCTGCAGCAAGGCATGGAACAAATGATGGTACAACATGTAAAATTCTCATAATTACTCCTCAGATTCTTTTATAAAGTACAATATTTCCTTCCTCTTTAATGATTTTATAGTGTTCTGAACTTATATTTTCGTTTTTACCTTCAGCTATATAGTAGTCTACATTGTTTTTTAGTAAAGCTGTAGTGAAGTTTGATAGGTTCTTATAGCTTGCGGTGTTATTTACATCCATTCTAAGATTAAATGCTATTCCACTCCAATCGTCTGCCCAGATTTCTTTGTTTCTATAATCCTTGTCATGGTTTATTAACCAGTCGGTAACTGCTCTTTGATTGTCTGATGCCTCCATGATATCCTGTGGCATTTGGTTATCAAATGTATGTGGGCTGTTTTCCCCAATGCAATATCCTGTGTATCCAAGTGATCCTATTATGAGTAACACTGGAATTAGGACTTTGATTGTATTCAGTGTTTTTTCTGAAATCTCAAGGTCTTTAAGTTTCATGTAAATCAAATACAATCCGAGAACAATCATATATGCAAGTACAGGTGTGAATGTAATTGCGTATCTGTCTGTTTTAATAATGTGGTATGAATAGAATGTGATATTCACTAGTCCCCAGTATATAAACATGAAGTCTATTGCCATATACTTTAAATCGGCTTTTCTAATGAGTCTGAACAATGCAAGGACTGATACTGTAATTAATAATATGGAGGTATATAATGAGACCTTTGTAAAGCTTATGAAATAGAATATCAAAGGAATGATAAACAATATCACTTTTGCATAGAAATATTTGTCCCTCTTTTTTAAGATTTTTCCTCTATTGTACCTATTAAGTAATTGGTAAAGATATAAAATGATTCCAATTAAGATTATTGCCATGAATATATAGGACAATATTGACGGATTGTTTCCAATCCATACTAGTTTATTAAACAGATATTTTCCAGGTTTAAATGAGTATGGAATCCATTTTCTGGTTCCAAGATACAATGGGATATTGTCCAGATAGTATAATACATTGTTTACGGTTGCTGCAGCTGTACTTGTTGATACTGCCTGGGATGCTGTAGGATTACTTGTTGCAGATATTGAGGATGACTGGCTAATGAAGAAAAATGGAATATTGTATATTCTATATAATCCGAGAACAATGGCTAAACTAATAATCCCTGATAATATTCCCTTAAGTAATTTTCCTAAATGGTTATAGATATAATCTAATGGGTTTCCAGTAAAGAATATTAACATAATCATTGCAGGTAAGGTTAATATCACGGTATACCTTGTAAAGAATCCGAGTATTAAAACAGGAAAGGCAAGATAATAGTATTTCGGATTCTTGTATAATCCAAGTGCCATTAAATATATTGCCCAGATAGACATTGCAAGACCTGGAATGTCAAGCATTCCCTTAGATGCCCATGCAATGTTTATTGGAAATGTTAAAAGAACGATGGTTCCTGTAAAACTTAGAAGTTCATTGAATCTTATACGTAAAAGCCCGTACATTCCAAGTGCTGTAAATATATAAAAAACACCTGATACAATAAGTATGGTTTTATCGGATACGAAACCTAATCTAAAAAACAGTGAGGTTAAAAATGGAATAAGGGGGGACAATCCATGGTTTTTACTACTTCCACCAAGACCTGCAAATGCAAGGGCATTATTCAAGTAACTATAAACATCATGAATATAGTATACTCCCATCTTCATATCAATGTTTAAAAGGGTATAAAGAATTGTAGCGCTTATTGTAAGCAGAAGTACAATGCTGATTATATCCTTTTTATATTCTGTAAATTCCATTATTTACACCAATTTTAATAAATTTGAATTGTTTTAAGATTTGATAGATAAATGGCTATTTTAACTATCCCATTAAATTCGATTTTTCATCATAATACATAAAGTTTGAAGAAATTTTATAATTTTTTTAATAAAGAATCTTATAATCGTAAACTATATCCTTTTTCAATGGCTTTTTAGAAATTAGAATGACCCTAATGCAAATGCTATAAATGCAATGAACATTCCTATTTTGAGATTTCTTGAAACTTCACTACATGTTTCGGTGTTTTGGTCTTTTAAAATCTTATAGGAACTGTAGAAGAACAGTATCATCGCAAAGAATACAATTACAATATAGTAGATATTGAAGATGTGGTATACATAAAGAAGAGGACATAATATTGTGTCTATTATGGCTAGTCCTGCTGATAGATAAGCTGCAGATTTTTTACCATATGCTATGGGGAATGTTTTAGCTCCCTCCTCCGTATCTCCTTCAATATCCTCCATGTCCTTGACGATTTCCCTTGAAGTGGTCATGAGAAGTGCGAAGAATGCGAGAATTCCGGATATTATAATAATCAATGTGGTATGTGTTTCTGCACCAATTATGTCTCCTCCAAACAGGAAACATAATCCGGTCAAAAATCCAACGGAAAGATTTCCAACTAGCACCGTTGATTTAAGATTACGTGCATAGAAATATTCAAGTATACATGCACCTATTACAATAAGAACAGGACCAATATTCTGTGTCATATAACTTATAAAGGCACCGATGATTATTGCAGATAAAAACAGTCCGTAGGAGTAATATTTTGCGGTGTTCAATCCTATTCTTCCAGAGGGAATAGGTCTTTCAGGTTTATTGATACTGTCTATCTTTATATCGAAAACATCATTGATTGCATTTCCACCACCGAGTGCTAGGAAAGTTGCAGCCATACCTAAAATTAAAGGAAGACTATAGTTATGTCCTATAACACCCATTAGAATTACGGCAATAATTGCCATAATTGCGTTTCCAGGTCTTATAATTTCTAAATATGCATTCATCTAATCACATTTCTAAAGTTTTATAATTTAATGTTAATTTAATTTTTAAATATTATAGTCTATTAATTTTTTTATACTCTATTTTTCAATTATGATTAAATACTTAATTAAATATATTTAATTATGCTTTTTAGTAAAAATTTTTTAAGTAAACATTTTAGGATAAATCTTCTATTTAATTGTTTTTTGATTAATAGGGGAGTCTTTTTCTAGTTTATTATTTAAATTTTTATAAATATTCAATTTAAGTATTTAAATGGATATTTTTTTAGGATCTTTGTATTTAAATTTATTGATTTATTTAAATTCATGTGAGGAAACTATGAAATCTAATTTAATGAAGAGTTTGAGAAGAAATCAGGATAAAATCTCCTTATCTTTTGTCATTGTATTTTTTGCAATAGTTACATTTCTTCTTGTATACATTAACTCCAACACAAATTTTTTAGGTAGATCTTATCGTGATGTGTATTTATATCTATCATTGGCTTTAAGATTTTCAGGTGTTCAATTTGCAGGATATGCTTATATAAACAATTTACCTCCTCTTGTGCCTTTCTTAACTTCACTTCTCTTTAGATTAGGTTTCGTGGATGTTTCAAGTATCTTTATAGTTTGTGGAATCTTCTACTTTATTGGAAATGTGTTTTTCTATAAACTTCTAAGAATTAGATTTAGAAATCCCTATGCCCTTGTTGGTGCGATTATCTATGGATGTTTAAGTATTAATTTACTTTGGGCTGCAAATGGTACTATCGACATTCCTTCAATTTCTTTATCTATTGTTGCTTTGTATGCTTTAATTATGGCTGTGGACAATAATCAAAAATACTTTTATCTGGCTTTCCCTGCATTGGTACTTGCATTTCTGGCTAAGTATACTGCATTGTTGATGGTTCCGGTAATGTTTTTATATTATATCTTGAGGGTATTCTCCTGGAGGAAGTTGAAAAATTATTGGAGGAATACTCTTGGAGGCATTGCACTTGGAATCATCACCTCTTTACCTTATGTGGGATATGTCTTAGTTAATCATTACGCATTCGGATTTTTAAGTCAATCTGGTGAGGTTGCAGGTGAGGTTGCAAAGCAGTCACAGCTTTCCCATCCTGTTGTTAATGATCTGGGATTCTATCTGACTCATGCTGTAAACTGTATAAGTAACTTAAGCACATTGTCTTATATTGTCATATCTGTATTTCTTTTAGGGTTGTTTTTAATCCTCTATAGAACTAGAAATATTCTAAAGGTTACCTATAATCAACAGTACATTCGTTTATTTAGACGTGATGTTCCGTTGTCAATTATCTATAAACTGATAATTATTTGTATAGTTGCTTTGATTGCTGTATTTTTAACTGCAGGTAGATTTACGGTAGTTTTAAGTGAACTATTGTTATTTGGAATTGTTTATTTCATGGGGGTACTTTCTAATAAGGTTATAGGTAAATATAACCACATTCCACGTAAAAGAAAATATAAATATTTCAATTTTGATATTCTGATGTTTACATGGTTCTTTGCATATTTGGTATTCTTTACTTCACATATTACTAAGGCGGATAGATATTTTACAACTATTGCTCCGGGATTTATAGCTTTGGTAATCTTGGCATTGTATATTATAGTGAACACAAATAGAATTAGAAATATTTCCTTTGACCTTAAAGAAAACCATAGAAAGGATTATAATATAAAGTTATCCACCATAATCCTTTTGGTATTTGGTTTGGTATTTATTATGTCTGCGGCATATTCTTTAAACGTGGATAAATATGATTCCCTTGTAGATGATGAGCAAAACATGGCTAATTATTTAAGCAGTAATTATCCCGATTATGTAAATACGGTAATTGGTGCTAATAGGGCTCCAATATATGTATGGTATTTACATAAGGAAATAAAGCCTATAACTATATCAAATAACTCTACTATATTGGATTATAATCTTAAAAAATATAATACGACCTATTATATTGGAAATGACTCTAGTTTGGATGTTAATAATTATAACAAGATTATAAATTATGGTAATGTGACATTATATAAAAAATCAGGGGATCTAAATTAATTTAACCTTTTATTCTATTTTTTCCTTTTTTTAATATTTTTTTAAAAAATAGCTATTTTTATTATTTGGATTAGATAATCTTATTTTGAATTTTTAAAACGGTTTTTTTTAGATATTGTTTTAAAAAACAATATAATTTCCAATACTTATTTTATAATTTATTTAAAAATAGACGGTTTAGACTTTTCATTAAAAAACAGTTTATTGAGTATTAATTAAAAATAGTTTTATATTATTTTAAAACGGTTATATCTTAAGTATTCATTAAAAAACAGTTTATTTATGTTTATTTAAAAATAGTTTATTCTACTATTTATTTAAAAACAGTTTATTTTGTTATCTATTTAAAAATAGTTTGTTCTAATATTGATTTTAAAAACAGCTATATTTTAAGTTTCATTAAAAAAAGTTAAAGATAGTCTTAAGTTAAATTATCTGTCATTCTTCTTAAGACTTTTTATAATATCCTCAACATAATACTCACTACTTGTAGAGGATATTACATACTTAATTCCGTTTTTAGTAAATTGATAATCGGTTTCGCCCTGTTCATTGTAATTTTCATTAGTTGTTTCAATAACTAAAACAGGAATTCCACTCATGGTTATGTTATACTCGTCCTCAATAATATAATCCTGAAAATCACTTTCTGTCAAGGTAGTATTTTCCATAACTGTAATTGATCCATCACCGTCATAGGTCTTTAAGGTTACAATATTGTTGTTTTTATTGTTGGAATCATCAACTGTAGTACCTTCAGGTAATTGGAAGTTACTGTTTTCTAATGTTATAGTATTGCTTGTTTGAACCTGGAGTGCATGAAGACCTACGATAAACCCTGAAATAACCAGTATTAAACATAAGATAAAAAGTATATTCCTTATCTTTCTAGATTTGGGATCTTGAGGTTTCTTCTTAATCTCCTCATCATTAATATATAAGTCTTCCTTAGTCATTTTACACACAGTTTTTTAAATTATATAAACTATTTCTTATATATTTCAATTAATATTATTTATAATTTCTTTAATTAATTACTAATCCTGTTCAGTATTTTAGCAAATTTCCTTGTCATGTTTTCCGTTGTATATTCCTTAATCTTCTCGTTTCCAGGATATTCTATTTTTCCATTTTTTATAAATTCATTATAATATTTAAGAAAGGCTTCCTTACATTCTTTGACATTGTCTGTATGGTATCCTATATTTGTCTGGTTAATAATATGTTTTAAACAGCCTTCTTTATATCCTATGGATATTACAGGTTTTTGAAGCCCCATATATTCAAAGACTTTTCCCGGAATGAATATTGCCTCTTTAGGATTATTCCATGAAATTAAAAGAAGTATGTCACTTTCCTTTTCCTTTTCAAGTACCTTGTCATGGTCTATAAATCCGTGGATATTGATCATGTCCTCAAGGTTGTATGATTTTGCAATATCCAGTATGTTTCCACTATCTCCATAGAAATTGATTGCAATCCTGTTTTTGTCTATTTTGCCCTCATTGTCCAATTCTTCTATTGATCTAAAAAGAATTTGGGGATCCCTTTTACCTTCATATAATTTACCTGCATAGGTGATATTTAATCTGTCTCCTTTTGGTTTAATGTTTTCAAGACCCTTAAATTCTTCCATGTCATACCCGTTTTCTATTGAATAAATTTCCTTTTCCGGATGTAATGACTGCAATATGTTTTTGGATAATGGGCTTGTTACGGTTAATATGTCCGTGTCCTGAAACATTTCCCTCTCTAATTTCATTTCAAAGTGTCTTCTTATAAAATTATGATTTACATATGGGTTTTCATTCCATAAGTCCCTTAAATCAGCAATCCATGGAATGTTATATTGTTGATGTAGGTCTTTAGCTATTTGATGACAGGTTACAGGCCATGATGAGGATATTATCCCGTCAATTTCATTTTCACTAATGACCTTTTTTGATGCCTCCATTGCCGGTTTATACCAATATTTCATTCCATCAGGATATGCAAATATTTCCCCTGCAATGTGTATCATCTTTTGTGTAAGTTTGTTTGTATGGGTATTTACAGTCAAATTATTGTTGTCATTTGCAGAGCTGTTTGTTTTTTTCTTTGACTTTAAAAAACCTGTATATTTATCTAACATGTCAACATAATCTGTTTCAATGATTTCTATATCTGGAAGTTCAGTTTTATTTATACCTGCATCTACTCCATTAATCTTTGGTGTAATTATGATGGGCATCCATCCATATTTGGGCAGATATCTTCCAAGATTTCTTAATCTTTTAGATGCTATCTCATTTTTCTGATTAAAATAGAATGTAATAAATAAAACTTTCTTCATTTTTTTTAACCTTTTGATTTTTTTAATCTTATTAACAAAGTTTAAAAACAACTTAATATAAACCTATATGTAATATATTTATCAATAGTTATTTATTTGTTGATACATTATATTTAATAAATCAAACTAAATTTTATCATTTTATTTACTATTAACATAGGGTGTTATTTTGACAGAAAAGATTAAAATTGCTATAGTTGGAATTGGTAACTGTGCTAGCTCACTTATCCAAGGAATCCATTATTATGCAGATAAGAATGAAGAAGATTCAATAGGTTTAATGCATTGGGAAATTGATGGTTATAAACCATCCGATATCGAAGTAGTCGCTGCTTTTGATGTTGATAAGAGAAAAGTTGGCCAAACAGTAGATAAAGCTATTTTTGCAAAACCTAATTGTACAACTGTCTTCCAGAAGGATATTCCCGAAACTGATGTTAAGGTTTCAATGGGTAAAGTATTGGATGGTGTTGCTCCTCACATGGCTAATTTTGAGGAGGATTTAACTTTCGTTGTATCTGATGAGAAGGAACCGGAACTTGAAGATGTTGTTAAGATCTTAAAAGATAGTGGGGCTGAAATGCTTTTAAATTACCTTCCAGTAGGATCTCAGAAGGCTACTGAATTCTATGCTCAAGCTTGTTTAGATGCAGGAATTGCATTCATCAATTGTATGCCTGTATTTATTGTAAGTAATCCTGAATGGGAAGTAAAATTCAGAGAAAAAGGTATTCCTGCAATTGGTGATGATATTAAAGCACAACTTGGAGCTACTATTACTCACAGGACCTTAACTAACTTATTCAAAAATCGTGGTGTTAAACTGGATAGAACCTATCAATTAAACACCGGTGGAAACACTGACTTTATGAATATGTTAAACAGAGACAGACTCGCTTCTAAAAGGGAATCTAAAACCGAGGCTGTTCAATCTGTTGCTGGAGAAAGACTTGACCCTCATGATATTCACATAGGTCCAAGTGATTATGTTGCATGGCAGAAAGATAATAAACTTTGTTTCTTAAGAATGGAGGGTAGGGAATTTGGTGATGTTCCAATGAATATCGAACTTAGATTAAGTGTTGAGGATTCTCCAAATTCTGCAGGATGTGTAATTGATGCTGTCCGTGTTTGTAAATTAGCTTTAAAACGTGGTATTGGAGGTCAATTAACTTCAATCTCATCTTATCTTATGAAACATCCTCCTGTTCAATATACAGATGATGAAGCTTTTGAAAAATCAAATCTATTCATTGAGGGAAAGATAGATAGATAATTTATTTTATCTATTTCTTTATTTTTTAAAAACAGATTTTTACTTGTTTTTGATTGAACTTTGTCTGATATTTTCTGGTTTGTTTTAAATTAGAAATAACTTTTTATTTATTTTAAATCTGATATTTTGGTTTGTTTTAAATTAGAAATAGCTTTTTTTAGTTTATCTTTTAGAACTAAAATTAATGAATATTTTCATCTTGTCTATTTTTTAGGGTTTATTTTTTTTAGTCGATGTCCTTTTATCCTTAAGATTCTTTTAGTTTTTAGTTATACCTAATTTCCATCTGTTTTTTTAAAGCTCTATTTAATTATTCTTAAAATTTCTGTAAATATTCTAAAATAATCTCATTGTTTGTATATTTCATTCATTTGTACAACTTTATATTTTTTCTGGATTATCCTTACAAATTTAATATGGGATTAAAATAGTTAAGTTTTATTAATATAAAAAACAATATATAATTATTTAGTGAAAAATTTATATTTAAATTAAAGATTATGAATATATTAAATAGATTTATTTGATTAGATATTTTTCTTTAATTTGGATTAACTTTATTATTGTATAATTTTAGTTTAATGTTGATATTAAATCCTTATTTTAACAATAAGGTAATATTATTATGGGAATGGTGTATTTTTATGAAAACTACAAAAATTACTGAGACCGCTTTAAGGGATGCTCACCAATCACTATTAGCAACTCGTATGAGAACACGAGATATGATTCCTATTGTAGAAGAGTTAGATCAAATAGGTTATTTTTCTTTAGAAGCTTGGGGAGGAGCTACATTTGATACATGTATCCGTTACTTAAATGAGGATCCGTGGGGAAGATTGAGACAAATCAAAGAAAAAGCTACTAAAACTCCTATCCAAATGCTTTTAAGAGGTCAAAATCTTTTAGGTTATAAAAACTATCCTGATGATGTTGTAACCGCATTTGTTGAAAAATCCTATGAAAATGGTGTTGATATATTTAGGATTTTTGATGCTTTAAATGATATACGTAACATGGAACAATCTATTAAAGTAGCTAAAGCTCAAGGAGCTCATGTTCAAGGAACTATTAGTTATACTATTAGTCCTGTTCATACAATCGACTCCTATGTGGATTTCGCTAAAAAACTTGAGGAACTTGATTGTGATTCCATTTGTATTAAAGATATGGCTGGATTAATCACTCCACAATCTGCATATGAGCTTGTTTCAAAACTTAAAGAAGAAACCGATTTGCTTGTAGATTTACATTGTCATTGTACCAGTGGAATGGCACCGGTTACATATTATGCTGCATGTGAGGCAGGTGTCGATATTTTAGATACTGCAATATCACCATTAGCATGGGGAACTTCCCAACCACCTACAGAAAGTATTGTAGCAGCACTTGCAGGAACCCCATTTGATACAAAATTAGATCTTAAATTACTCAATACTATTAAAGATTATTTCAATGACATGAGGGAGAAATACGGATCTATCCTTGATCCTATTGCTGAACAAATCGATACTGATGTTTTATTATATCAAATTCCTGGTGGAATGTTATCTAACCTTGTATCTCAATTAAAAGAACAAAATGCACTTGACAGATATCAAGATGTATTAGAGGAAATGCCTAGAACAAGGAAGGATATGGGTTACCCGCCTCTTGTAACACCTACCAGTCAGATTGTAGGTATTCAATCTGTAATGAATGTTCTTGGTGGTAAAAGATATAAAATGGTATCAAACGAAATTAAAGATTATATGAGGGGAATGTATGGACGTCCTCCTGCTAAAGTTAATGATA includes:
- a CDS encoding glycosyltransferase, whose amino-acid sequence is MRILHVVPSFVPCLAAGGVVNASYQIAKKQVELGHEVYVFTTDTCINRLVFENNYDVDVDGIHVYYFKNISNSFKNRFTIDTPRGLKGQLKKQIKNFDIIHIHEHRHTLAILAHKYAVENNIPYILQAHGSVLPFFQKEGLKNIFDKIWGFNILHDAKRVFALTETEKEQYLKMNVEDKNIEIVPLGIDLEEYNNLPKKGEFRNKYKISEDEKLLIFIGRLNRIKGLDLLVKGFNDYLKNYNDDNVKLAIIGPDNGFEEEIEKLIDKFNINDKVILTGPLYREDKLKALVDSNIFIMPSQYESFTTSGLEAMASCKPLILTKCNHIAEWVDGNCGISCDYNIKSLSKAINTLISDEELMKKYGMEGRRLTEEEYNWDKIIDKIIKIYSRIISENNK
- a CDS encoding glycosyltransferase family 39 protein, with protein sequence MEFTEYKKDIISIVLLLTISATILYTLLNIDMKMGVYYIHDVYSYLNNALAFAGLGGSSKNHGLSPLIPFLTSLFFRLGFVSDKTILIVSGVFYIFTALGMYGLLRIRFNELLSFTGTIVLLTFPINIAWASKGMLDIPGLAMSIWAIYLMALGLYKNPKYYYLAFPVLILGFFTRYTVILTLPAMIMLIFFTGNPLDYIYNHLGKLLKGILSGIISLAIVLGLYRIYNIPFFFISQSSSISATSNPTASQAVSTSTAAATVNNVLYYLDNIPLYLGTRKWIPYSFKPGKYLFNKLVWIGNNPSILSYIFMAIILIGIILYLYQLLNRYNRGKILKKRDKYFYAKVILFIIPLIFYFISFTKVSLYTSILLITVSVLALFRLIRKADLKYMAIDFMFIYWGLVNITFYSYHIIKTDRYAITFTPVLAYMIVLGLYLIYMKLKDLEISEKTLNTIKVLIPVLLIIGSLGYTGYCIGENSPHTFDNQMPQDIMEASDNQRAVTDWLINHDKDYRNKEIWADDWSGIAFNLRMDVNNTASYKNLSNFTTALLKNNVDYYIAEGKNENISSEHYKIIKEEGNIVLYKRI
- a CDS encoding UbiA family prenyltransferase, with the translated sequence MNAYLEIIRPGNAIMAIIAVILMGVIGHNYSLPLILGMAATFLALGGGNAINDVFDIKIDSINKPERPIPSGRIGLNTAKYYSYGLFLSAIIIGAFISYMTQNIGPVLIVIGACILEYFYARNLKSTVLVGNLSVGFLTGLCFLFGGDIIGAETHTTLIIIISGILAFFALLMTTSREIVKDMEDIEGDTEEGAKTFPIAYGKKSAAYLSAGLAIIDTILCPLLYVYHIFNIYYIVIVFFAMILFFYSSYKILKDQNTETCSEVSRNLKIGMFIAFIAFALGSF
- a CDS encoding glycosyltransferase family 39 protein, with translation MKSNLMKSLRRNQDKISLSFVIVFFAIVTFLLVYINSNTNFLGRSYRDVYLYLSLALRFSGVQFAGYAYINNLPPLVPFLTSLLFRLGFVDVSSIFIVCGIFYFIGNVFFYKLLRIRFRNPYALVGAIIYGCLSINLLWAANGTIDIPSISLSIVALYALIMAVDNNQKYFYLAFPALVLAFLAKYTALLMVPVMFLYYILRVFSWRKLKNYWRNTLGGIALGIITSLPYVGYVLVNHYAFGFLSQSGEVAGEVAKQSQLSHPVVNDLGFYLTHAVNCISNLSTLSYIVISVFLLGLFLILYRTRNILKVTYNQQYIRLFRRDVPLSIIYKLIIICIVALIAVFLTAGRFTVVLSELLLFGIVYFMGVLSNKVIGKYNHIPRKRKYKYFNFDILMFTWFFAYLVFFTSHITKADRYFTTIAPGFIALVILALYIIVNTNRIRNISFDLKENHRKDYNIKLSTIILLVFGLVFIMSAAYSLNVDKYDSLVDDEQNMANYLSSNYPDYVNTVIGANRAPIYVWYLHKEIKPITISNNSTILDYNLKKYNTTYYIGNDSSLDVNNYNKIINYGNVTLYKKSGDLN
- a CDS encoding glycosyltransferase, coding for MKKVLFITFYFNQKNEIASKRLRNLGRYLPKYGWMPIIITPKINGVDAGINKTELPDIEIIETDYVDMLDKYTGFLKSKKKTNSSANDNNNLTVNTHTNKLTQKMIHIAGEIFAYPDGMKYWYKPAMEASKKVISENEIDGIISSSWPVTCHQIAKDLHQQYNIPWIADLRDLWNENPYVNHNFIRRHFEMKLEREMFQDTDILTVTSPLSKNILQSLHPEKEIYSIENGYDMEEFKGLENIKPKGDRLNITYAGKLYEGKRDPQILFRSIEELDNEGKIDKNRIAINFYGDSGNILDIAKSYNLEDMINIHGFIDHDKVLEKEKESDILLLISWNNPKEAIFIPGKVFEYMGLQKPVISIGYKEGCLKHIINQTNIGYHTDNVKECKEAFLKYYNEFIKNGKIEYPGNEKIKEYTTENMTRKFAKILNRISN
- a CDS encoding inositol-3-phosphate synthase — translated: MTEKIKIAIVGIGNCASSLIQGIHYYADKNEEDSIGLMHWEIDGYKPSDIEVVAAFDVDKRKVGQTVDKAIFAKPNCTTVFQKDIPETDVKVSMGKVLDGVAPHMANFEEDLTFVVSDEKEPELEDVVKILKDSGAEMLLNYLPVGSQKATEFYAQACLDAGIAFINCMPVFIVSNPEWEVKFREKGIPAIGDDIKAQLGATITHRTLTNLFKNRGVKLDRTYQLNTGGNTDFMNMLNRDRLASKRESKTEAVQSVAGERLDPHDIHIGPSDYVAWQKDNKLCFLRMEGREFGDVPMNIELRLSVEDSPNSAGCVIDAVRVCKLALKRGIGGQLTSISSYLMKHPPVQYTDDEAFEKSNLFIEGKIDR
- the oadA gene encoding sodium-extruding oxaloacetate decarboxylase subunit alpha, which produces MKTTKITETALRDAHQSLLATRMRTRDMIPIVEELDQIGYFSLEAWGGATFDTCIRYLNEDPWGRLRQIKEKATKTPIQMLLRGQNLLGYKNYPDDVVTAFVEKSYENGVDIFRIFDALNDIRNMEQSIKVAKAQGAHVQGTISYTISPVHTIDSYVDFAKKLEELDCDSICIKDMAGLITPQSAYELVSKLKEETDLLVDLHCHCTSGMAPVTYYAACEAGVDILDTAISPLAWGTSQPPTESIVAALAGTPFDTKLDLKLLNTIKDYFNDMREKYGSILDPIAEQIDTDVLLYQIPGGMLSNLVSQLKEQNALDRYQDVLEEMPRTRKDMGYPPLVTPTSQIVGIQSVMNVLGGKRYKMVSNEIKDYMRGMYGRPPAKVNDKIYRKILGDEKPIDCRPADLLEPELEKYKKLGEEEGIVKKPEDVLTLALYPEVGAKFLRGDAEEEELKPKSQLSDNTTAIPTEYSVEVDGDMFDVKILPTGYFQIEDSDQRPFSPVEGAITSPMQGMVLNIKVQVGDKVTKGSTVAVLEAMKMENDIQADKDGVVKEIYVEKGDAVSAGDAIMVIE